A genomic region of Arachis hypogaea cultivar Tifrunner chromosome 5, arahy.Tifrunner.gnm2.J5K5, whole genome shotgun sequence contains the following coding sequences:
- the LOC112799795 gene encoding cytochrome P450 CYP736A12-like: MITILLGILVFVVAIVLLHPKDDRNKVPPPGPKALPLIGNLHMLGTQPHRSLQALAEKYGPIMFLKLGQVPTVVVSSPEAAKLFLKTHDLDFANRSKFQAVEMFFNGGKGIGMAQYGWYWRHMKKLCILQLLSGSKVEMYGPLRRKELEMLVKSLCNASASGEVVNLSMMLKELSENITFKMVLGRRDDNNRFNLKALVDLVSLAGAFNIADYVPILGIFDFQLKTSWGSIELVAEAEEANNTEEQRPLAKNDPNLKRQFLWGSEVFSCKILLRSTTEVSEPASSAPLGS, encoded by the exons ATGATAACCATTCTCCTTGGCATATTAGTATTTGTAGTCGCCATTGTTTTGTTGCATCCAAAGGATGATCGGAATAAAGTTCCACCACCTGGCCCCAAGGCATTGCCACTCATCGGTAACCTCCACATGTTAGGAACACAACCACACCGCAGCCTCCAAGCCCTCGCCGAAAAATACGGACCCATAATGTTCTTGAAGCTAGGGCAAGTTCCAACTGTAGTTGTTTCTTCTCCGGAAGCTGCTAAGCTATTCCTCAAGACTCATGACCTAGATTTTGCAAACAGGTCTAAATTTCAG GCCGTGGAGATGTTTTTCAATGGCGGAAAGGGCATTGGGATGGCACAGTACGGTTGGTATTGGCGGCACATGAAGAAGTTATGCATATTGCAACTTTTAAGTGGATCAAAGGTTGAGATGTATGGTCCTTTAAGGAGGAAGGAGTTGGAAATGTTGGTGAAGTCTCTATGCAATGCTTCTGCGTCAGGTGAGGTTGTGAATCTTAGTATGATGCTGAAGGAGCTTTCTGAGAATATTACATTCAAGATGGTGTTGGGTCGAAGGGATGACAATAATAGGTTCAACTTAAAGGCCCTTGTTGACTTAGTCAGCTTGGCTGGAGCTTTCAATATTGCAGATTACGTGCCTATCCTTGGCATCTTTGATTTTCAG TTGAAAACTTCCTGGGGATCAATAGAGCTGGTGGCAGAGGCAGAGGAAGCCAACAACACAGAGGAGCAGAGACCATTGGCGAAGAATGACCCCAACCTGAAGCGGCAATTCTTGTGGGGTTCAGAGGTATTCTCGTGCAAAATCCTATTGAGATCCACCACGGAGGTCTCGGAGCCGGCTTCATCGGCCCCACTAGGCAGTTGA